In Elaeis guineensis isolate ETL-2024a chromosome 1, EG11, whole genome shotgun sequence, a genomic segment contains:
- the LOC105037884 gene encoding uncharacterized protein: MGSSEEERLVQMVQDFIESDASSMPIPIPSSSQAISLHQHTCLLLERILGSATEAEMEIFDKALKYVRKMGDERKQSSVKKRLMMKLRMDGYQASLCRSSWVSTLECPGGDYEYIDIVMAEENGGSCRLIVDIDFRSQFELARPTSAYTQLSNILPPVFVGKEEKLKKVVSLLCSAAQQSLKERGLHIPPWRKSSYMQSKWLSCCHKASTIPFPNILSTKDLTQKGRDASSQANDRGSRPKGTQGSGLSSQFSELRINCC, from the exons ATGGGTAGCTCGGAAGAAGAGAGGCTGGTCCAAATGGTCCAAGACTTCATTGAATCAGATGCATCATCAATGCCCATCCCCATTCCATCCTCCTCGCAGGCCATTTCGCTCCACCAGCACACATGCCTCCTCCTAGAG AGGATACTTGGGAGTGCTACAGAAGCTGAGATGGAGATTTTTGATAAGGCCTTAAAATATGTGAGAAAGATGGGAGATGAAAGGAAGCAGAGTAGCGTAAAGAAGAGGCTGATGATGAAATTGAGGATGGATGGTTATCAGGCTTCCCTGTGTAGATCTTCTTGGGTTTCAACCTTGGAGTGTCCTGGAG GAGATTATGAGTATATAGACATTGTGATGGCAGAGGAAAATGGTGGCTCATGTAGGCTAATAGTAGACATAGATTTCAGGTCCCAGTTTGAACTGGCCAGACCCACCTCAGCCTACACCCAGCTCTCTAACATCCTCCCCCCAGTCTTTGTTGGCAAAGAAGAGAAGCTTAAGAAGGTGGTCTCCCTCCTATGCTCTGCTGCACAGCAGTCCCTAAAAGAAAGGGGCCTCCACATCCCTCCATGGAGGAAGTCAAGCTACATGCAGTCCAAATGGCTCTCTTGCTGCCACAAAGCCTCCACCATCCCCTTCCCTAATATTTTATCCACCAAGGACTTGACCCAGAAAGGAAGGGATGCCTCCTCCCAAGCCAATGACAGGGGCAGCAGGCCTAAAGGAACACAAGGGTCTGGCCTCTCAAGCCAGTTCTCTGAACTTAGAATAAATTGTTGCTGA